A part of Cyanobacteria bacterium FACHB-DQ100 genomic DNA contains:
- a CDS encoding IS982 family transposase, with the protein MLSLEDLFCSVDDFCNSFEPRWKQQLLGSGLQVRNRRRSLSVSEIMTILIAFHQSCYRNFKTYYQEKVQSEWTGAFPGLVSYQRFIEWIPGTLVPMCAYLRSCFGSCSGISFMDSTALSVCHNRRIERNKVFENIAERGRTSVDWFFGFKLHLVVNDRGELLNIILTPGNTDDRKPVPQLLRQLFGKVFADKGYVSQKLAKQLLNTAGIQLITKLKRKMKQRLMPLNDRLLLRKRSIIETIIDQLKNISQIEHSRHRSAVNCFVNILGGLIAYCHQPKKPSIAINHNLLLPA; encoded by the coding sequence ATGCTTAGTCTAGAAGACCTGTTCTGCTCGGTCGATGATTTCTGCAACAGCTTTGAACCACGCTGGAAACAGCAACTTTTGGGAAGTGGACTCCAAGTACGCAATCGACGCCGCAGTCTGAGCGTGAGCGAAATCATGACGATTCTGATAGCGTTTCATCAGTCGTGTTATCGCAATTTCAAAACCTACTATCAAGAGAAAGTCCAGAGCGAGTGGACAGGTGCATTTCCGGGCTTGGTGAGCTATCAACGCTTTATCGAATGGATTCCAGGAACGTTAGTCCCGATGTGCGCCTACTTGCGCTCGTGTTTCGGGTCGTGTAGCGGTATTAGTTTCATGGATTCCACGGCGTTGAGCGTCTGCCACAACCGCCGGATTGAGCGCAACAAAGTGTTTGAGAACATTGCCGAGCGGGGCAGAACCTCGGTCGATTGGTTCTTTGGCTTCAAGTTGCATCTGGTGGTGAATGACCGAGGCGAATTGCTCAACATCATCCTGACTCCTGGCAACACCGATGACCGCAAACCTGTGCCACAACTGTTGCGGCAATTGTTCGGTAAAGTATTTGCTGACAAGGGCTATGTGTCGCAGAAGCTCGCCAAACAACTGCTCAACACCGCAGGCATTCAACTCATCACTAAACTCAAACGCAAGATGAAACAGCGATTAATGCCTCTCAACGACCGTCTGTTGCTCCGCAAGCGTTCCATTATCGAAACGATCATTGACCAGTTGAAGAACATTTCGCAGATTGAGCATTCGCGCCATCGCTCTGCGGTCAACTGCTTTGTCAACATTCTCGGTGGGCTGATTGCGTATTGCCATCAACCGAAGAAGCCCTCAATTGCGATTAACCACAATTTGCTGCTTCCGGCTTAA
- a CDS encoding ATP-dependent metallopeptidase FtsH/Yme1/Tma family protein has product MALKEKPTPPRSRLIANILLAVSGAFLLINLFLPNLLGAQVPAVPYSLFIHQVQEGEVSQVSVGQNQIRYQLKTEDGTPGQVFSTTPIFDLELPKLLEQKGVEFAATPPARNGWFTSLLGWVIPPLIFVAIWQFFLARGANNPQGALSIGKSKAKVYVEGESEKITFTDVAGVEEAKTELVEIVDFLKTPARYTAIGAKIPKGVLLVGPPGTGKTLLAKAVAGEAGVPFFSISGSEFVELFVGVGSSRVRDLFDQAKKQAPCIVFIDELDAIGRSRSSNGMYGGNDEREQTLNQLLTEMDGFAATDATVIVLAATNRPEVLDQALLRPGRFDRQVLVDRPDLSGRDAILRIHAQKVKLGPDVDLKAIATRTPGFAGADLANLVNEAALLAARNQRLTVAQEDFAEAIERVVAGLEKKSRVLNETEKKIVAYHEVGHALVGALTGGSGQVEKISIVPRGMAALGYTLQLPTEDRFLMNEAELRGQIATLLGGRSAEEVIFGSITTGASNDLQRATDLAERMVTTYGMSKVLGPLAYQQGQQAMFLDNAPNPRRMVSDDTAKAIDIEVKEIVETAHEHALAILRQNQDLLEAIATQLLETEVIEGEKLRGLLGKVQSPNQTTAPQEVAV; this is encoded by the coding sequence ATGGCGCTTAAAGAAAAACCGACTCCGCCTCGTTCTCGCTTAATTGCAAACATTTTGTTAGCCGTATCGGGAGCATTTCTGCTCATCAATCTGTTTTTACCCAACTTGTTAGGTGCTCAAGTCCCGGCTGTGCCGTATAGCTTGTTCATTCACCAAGTCCAGGAAGGAGAGGTCAGCCAAGTCTCAGTCGGTCAAAATCAAATTCGGTATCAACTAAAAACAGAAGATGGCACTCCAGGGCAAGTGTTTTCTACAACTCCGATTTTTGACTTAGAGTTACCTAAACTTTTAGAACAAAAAGGGGTCGAGTTTGCGGCGACACCACCCGCGAGAAATGGTTGGTTTACTAGTCTACTCGGTTGGGTGATTCCGCCACTGATTTTTGTAGCAATTTGGCAGTTCTTTCTAGCGCGGGGTGCTAATAATCCCCAGGGAGCACTGTCGATCGGAAAAAGCAAAGCGAAGGTTTACGTTGAAGGTGAATCAGAAAAGATTACGTTTACCGATGTTGCAGGAGTCGAAGAAGCAAAAACCGAGTTAGTTGAAATCGTCGATTTTCTCAAGACTCCCGCACGATATACAGCAATTGGTGCAAAGATTCCGAAAGGTGTCTTATTAGTAGGTCCTCCGGGAACTGGAAAGACACTGCTGGCGAAAGCGGTAGCAGGTGAAGCAGGGGTTCCATTCTTCAGTATTTCAGGATCTGAATTTGTCGAACTATTTGTCGGGGTCGGTTCTTCGCGAGTCCGGGATTTGTTTGATCAAGCGAAAAAGCAGGCTCCTTGTATTGTGTTTATTGATGAACTCGATGCGATCGGCAGATCTCGCAGCAGTAACGGAATGTATGGCGGCAACGATGAGCGAGAACAAACACTGAATCAATTGCTCACCGAAATGGATGGATTTGCGGCAACCGATGCAACCGTGATTGTATTAGCTGCAACGAACCGCCCCGAAGTTTTAGACCAAGCGCTATTGCGTCCGGGTCGGTTTGATCGGCAAGTTTTAGTCGATCGTCCCGATCTTTCCGGTCGCGATGCGATTTTGAGAATTCACGCTCAGAAAGTAAAACTCGGTCCGGATGTCGATTTGAAGGCGATCGCAACCCGCACTCCTGGATTTGCCGGAGCCGATCTTGCCAACTTGGTCAACGAAGCCGCGCTGTTAGCCGCTCGAAATCAGCGCTTAACTGTAGCTCAAGAGGACTTTGCAGAAGCGATCGAGCGAGTCGTAGCTGGACTTGAGAAAAAGAGTCGGGTGCTCAACGAAACCGAGAAGAAGATTGTGGCATATCACGAAGTGGGTCATGCCTTAGTTGGAGCTTTAACGGGTGGAAGTGGTCAAGTTGAGAAGATTTCGATCGTGCCTCGCGGAATGGCAGCACTCGGCTATACCTTACAGCTTCCGACAGAAGATCGCTTTTTAATGAACGAAGCTGAACTGCGAGGTCAAATTGCCACGCTATTAGGAGGACGATCGGCGGAAGAAGTCATTTTTGGCAGCATTACGACGGGTGCTTCTAACGATCTGCAACGGGCAACCGATTTAGCGGAGCGGATGGTTACGACCTACGGCATGAGTAAAGTACTGGGTCCATTGGCGTATCAGCAAGGGCAGCAGGCGATGTTCTTAGATAATGCGCCCAATCCTCGACGGATGGTGAGCGACGATACGGCAAAAGCGATCGATATCGAAGTTAAAGAGATTGTGGAAACCGCGCACGAACACGCCCTCGCAATTCTGCGTCAGAATCAAGATTTGCTGGAAGCGATCGCGACTCAACTGCTGGAAACCGAAGTGATTGAGGGCGAAAAATTACGCGGTTTATTAGGCAAGGTGCAGTCTCCAAACCAAACAACTGCACCACAAGAAGTCGCTGTTTGA
- a CDS encoding DUF1830 domain-containing protein, with amino-acid sequence MRQLSSSLDRHETDLVLCYYMNPTSRIQIARIQNIENWYFERVIFPGERLLFKAPLEAQLEISTSETVSAVLSDKILCQRLQVKKTLRPVEAEF; translated from the coding sequence ATGAGACAACTAAGCTCTTCCCTCGATCGACATGAGACCGATTTAGTACTTTGCTACTACATGAACCCTACTTCTCGAATCCAGATTGCTCGAATTCAGAACATTGAGAACTGGTATTTCGAGCGTGTGATTTTTCCTGGAGAAAGGCTCTTGTTCAAAGCACCTCTAGAAGCTCAGTTAGAGATTTCTACGAGCGAAACGGTTAGCGCAGTTCTGTCTGACAAAATTTTGTGTCAGCGATTGCAAGTTAAAAAAACGCTGCGACCAGTCGAAGCAGAATTCTAA
- a CDS encoding chemotaxis protein CheB: protein MPGHDIIVIGTSAGGLKALGAIVGALPAALDAVLLIVQHLEPNKPSILPKILSDVGSLPAVHPVDGEEIQPGRVYVAPPDYHLLLNQGYVRVIRGPQENRFRPAIDSLFRSAARAYGPRVVGVVLTGYLDDGTVGLQAIKKRGGVAIVQDPKEAEYPSMAKSALQFVRVDHCLPLAEIPDLLVRLSKEPTESEEAYPVTQEIEVESNIAEQRMNTQEFLQNVEAIGTRTTYTCPECSGSIWQIGNNEPLRFRCHTGHSFTANVLLAEQTQNLENALWSAIRAMEEKVTFSRQMAERMETHNHLDSAAQYNDHADRLDEEVSLIRGIVLNGFATKRTIAEDEEGQPA from the coding sequence ATGCCTGGACACGACATTATTGTGATTGGAACTTCAGCCGGCGGACTCAAAGCGCTAGGCGCGATCGTTGGCGCTCTGCCTGCTGCGTTAGATGCTGTTTTACTGATTGTTCAACACCTCGAACCCAATAAGCCTAGTATTCTTCCTAAAATTCTTTCAGACGTTGGTTCTCTGCCTGCGGTTCACCCCGTTGATGGTGAAGAAATTCAACCTGGGCGCGTTTATGTTGCTCCGCCTGATTATCATTTGCTGCTGAATCAGGGCTATGTGCGAGTCATCCGTGGACCGCAAGAAAACCGATTTAGACCCGCGATCGACAGCCTCTTTCGTTCTGCTGCTCGCGCTTATGGTCCGAGGGTGGTAGGAGTCGTTCTGACAGGCTATCTCGACGATGGCACGGTCGGCTTGCAGGCAATCAAGAAACGGGGCGGCGTAGCGATCGTGCAAGACCCCAAAGAAGCAGAATATCCCAGCATGGCAAAGAGTGCATTGCAGTTTGTCAGGGTCGATCACTGTCTGCCCCTGGCTGAAATTCCAGACCTTTTAGTGCGTTTATCAAAAGAACCCACCGAATCAGAGGAAGCTTACCCCGTGACTCAAGAAATCGAAGTCGAATCGAACATTGCTGAACAAAGAATGAATACCCAGGAATTTTTGCAGAATGTCGAAGCGATCGGAACTCGAACGACCTACACCTGTCCCGAATGTAGCGGGAGTATTTGGCAGATTGGCAACAATGAGCCGCTGCGGTTTCGCTGTCATACGGGGCATTCATTTACAGCGAATGTCCTGCTAGCAGAGCAAACCCAAAACCTGGAAAATGCCCTTTGGTCGGCGATTCGAGCAATGGAAGAAAAAGTCACGTTTTCGCGTCAAATGGCAGAACGGATGGAAACTCACAACCATCTAGACTCAGCCGCACAATACAACGATCATGCGGATCGCTTGGATGAGGAAGTATCCCTGATTCGGGGAATTGTTCTGAATGGTTTTGCGACAAAACGAACTATTGCTGAAGATGAGGAAGGACAACCCGCTTAA